A genomic stretch from Sinorhizobium terangae includes:
- a CDS encoding Mrp/NBP35 family ATP-binding protein, with product MPDVTRETVLEKLRNVRGPDMEGNIVDLGLVSDVFISDGKAYFSITVPADRAKELEPMRAAAERVVREIPGVKAAMVALTADRKAAPQAAPVQTPRQVPPAAHGHAQRPAGGAPAKAGIPGVGAIIAVASGKGGVGKSTTSVNLALALQANGLKVGLLDADIYGPSMPRLLKISGRPQQIEGRLIRPMENYGLTVMSMGFLVDEEVAMIWRGPMIQSALLQMLREVAWGELDILVVDMPPGTGDAQLTMAQQVPLAGAVIVSTPQDLALVDARKGLTMFRKVEVPVLGIVENMSYFVAPDTGNRYDIFGHGGARKEAERIGVPFLGEVPLTMGIRETSDAGTPVVVSEPDGEVARIYRGIAAKVWEQVSAARQTKGRTMPDIVFE from the coding sequence ATGCCGGACGTAACCAGGGAAACGGTTCTTGAAAAGCTGCGGAACGTGCGCGGACCGGACATGGAGGGCAATATCGTCGACCTCGGCCTTGTCTCCGACGTCTTCATTTCCGACGGAAAAGCCTATTTTTCGATCACCGTTCCGGCCGATCGGGCGAAGGAGCTTGAGCCGATGCGCGCCGCGGCGGAGAGGGTCGTGCGCGAAATACCCGGCGTCAAGGCGGCAATGGTTGCGCTGACGGCAGATCGCAAGGCGGCACCGCAGGCGGCGCCGGTTCAGACGCCGCGGCAGGTTCCGCCCGCGGCGCACGGGCACGCTCAGCGTCCGGCCGGTGGCGCGCCGGCAAAGGCGGGTATCCCCGGCGTCGGCGCCATTATCGCCGTTGCTTCCGGCAAGGGCGGTGTCGGCAAGTCGACGACATCGGTGAACCTCGCGCTCGCATTGCAGGCAAATGGCTTGAAGGTTGGTCTGCTCGACGCCGATATCTACGGCCCCTCCATGCCGCGCCTTTTGAAAATCAGCGGCCGGCCGCAGCAGATCGAAGGGCGGCTCATTCGGCCGATGGAAAACTACGGGCTGACGGTCATGTCGATGGGTTTCCTCGTCGACGAGGAAGTTGCCATGATATGGCGCGGCCCGATGATCCAGTCGGCCCTGCTGCAGATGCTTCGCGAGGTGGCCTGGGGCGAGCTCGACATTCTCGTCGTGGATATGCCGCCCGGCACGGGTGACGCGCAACTGACGATGGCCCAACAGGTGCCGCTGGCCGGCGCCGTCATCGTCTCGACGCCGCAGGACCTGGCGCTCGTCGATGCACGCAAGGGGCTCACGATGTTCCGAAAGGTGGAAGTCCCGGTTCTCGGGATCGTCGAGAACATGAGCTACTTCGTGGCGCCTGACACCGGCAATCGTTACGACATCTTCGGTCACGGCGGCGCGCGCAAAGAAGCCGAGCGCATTGGCGTGCCGTTCCTCGGCGAGGTACCTTTGACCATGGGTATTCGCGAAACCTCAGACGCGGGAACGCCGGTGGTGGTTTCCGAACCCGACGGCGAGGTCGCGCGCATTTACCGGGGTATTGCAGCAAAGGTCTGGGAGCAGGTTTCGGCGGCTCGCCAGACCAAGGGCCGGACGATGCCCGATATCGTCTTCGAATAG
- a CDS encoding magnesium transporter CorA family protein, with protein MITGYCTNGDAVALSAAEPPASLRPEVVWIDLVEPTKTEDLMMEKLLGISIPTRDDLKDIEPSSRLYTENDAVFMTASLVYRSDTEIPGLTDVGFILSGGRLVTIRYAEPRAFGLFKAGMHRIPGGCRNGAVLLARLLETIADRTAEILEQAVDKIDGLSIEVFGDKAAARRRPPHFLEARLRDVAGHYRLVAKTRDSLASLSRLLTFVYTVPAVQGDKDSRELCRSISRDIQSLSEHAAFISGNITFLLDASLGLINVEQNAIIKIFSIASVVLLPPTLVASIYGMNFRVMPELEWQLGYPWALAAMVISAVIPFFFFRWKGWL; from the coding sequence ATGATCACGGGATACTGTACGAACGGTGACGCCGTTGCATTGTCAGCGGCAGAGCCGCCGGCGTCCCTGCGTCCCGAGGTCGTCTGGATCGATCTCGTCGAGCCGACCAAGACGGAAGATCTGATGATGGAGAAATTGCTGGGGATCTCCATCCCGACGCGGGACGACCTGAAGGATATCGAGCCGTCAAGCCGCCTCTACACCGAGAACGACGCCGTCTTCATGACGGCTTCGCTGGTCTATCGCAGCGATACGGAAATTCCGGGCCTGACGGATGTCGGCTTCATTCTTTCGGGCGGCCGGCTGGTGACGATCCGCTACGCGGAGCCCAGGGCGTTCGGGTTATTCAAAGCCGGTATGCACCGGATTCCCGGCGGGTGCCGCAACGGAGCCGTGCTTCTCGCCCGGCTGCTCGAGACGATCGCCGACCGGACGGCGGAAATCCTGGAGCAGGCGGTGGACAAGATAGACGGCCTGTCGATCGAGGTTTTCGGCGACAAGGCGGCGGCCAGACGCCGTCCGCCGCACTTTCTCGAGGCACGGCTGCGCGATGTGGCGGGTCACTACAGGCTGGTCGCAAAAACGCGCGACAGCCTTGCCTCGCTTTCAAGGCTTTTGACCTTCGTCTACACTGTTCCCGCTGTGCAAGGCGACAAGGACAGCCGGGAACTTTGCCGGTCGATATCGCGGGACATACAATCGCTCTCCGAGCACGCGGCGTTCATCTCGGGAAACATCACCTTTCTGCTCGATGCCTCGCTGGGGCTTATCAACGTCGAGCAGAATGCGATCATCAAGATCTTCTCGATTGCCTCGGTCGTCCTCTTGCCGCCGACACTCGTCGCGTCCATCTATGGCATGAATTTCCGCGTGATGCCGGAGCTTGAATGGCAGCTCGGCTACCCGTGGGCACTGGCGGCTATGGTGATATCGGCCGTGATACCCTTCTTCTTCTTCCGTTGGAAAGGCTGGCTTTAA
- a CDS encoding IclR family transcriptional regulator, with protein MNETKTTDAEIEIAGTGTLGKAMAVLEAVVTAGSPQRFTDIVQSVGQPRGTVHRLLSHLVEEGLLVQGRDLSYEPGLRLLKLAYRSWSGNRFRDIAEPHLLRLHELTGETVHLGVLQETEIIYVDKVESRQAVRMSSQIGKASPAYCTGIGKAALSSLSQPELLRIAANMKFHPFTAHTHRSAAGLLAEIDEIRRDGHAFDREEHEAEICCVAAPIFVPEHDLVAGVSVTGPAYRVNMAQLAAWADVVRGAAGKIEEEVRMRLGPGRNGR; from the coding sequence ATGAACGAAACCAAAACGACCGACGCAGAGATTGAAATCGCCGGAACCGGCACGCTCGGCAAGGCCATGGCGGTTCTCGAGGCGGTGGTGACGGCGGGCAGCCCGCAGCGGTTCACGGATATCGTTCAATCCGTCGGGCAGCCGCGCGGCACCGTGCATCGGCTGCTCAGTCACCTGGTCGAGGAAGGCCTGCTCGTTCAGGGCCGTGATCTGTCTTACGAGCCGGGCCTGCGCCTGTTGAAGCTCGCCTATCGCTCCTGGTCCGGCAACCGCTTCCGTGACATCGCTGAGCCGCATCTGTTGCGTTTGCACGAACTGACCGGGGAGACGGTTCACCTCGGCGTCCTGCAGGAGACCGAGATCATCTATGTCGACAAGGTCGAGAGCCGGCAGGCGGTACGGATGAGTTCGCAAATCGGCAAGGCGTCACCGGCCTATTGTACGGGCATAGGCAAGGCCGCGCTGTCGTCGCTGTCGCAGCCGGAGTTGTTGCGAATCGCCGCAAACATGAAATTCCATCCGTTCACGGCCCATACGCACCGCTCTGCGGCCGGCCTGCTTGCGGAAATCGATGAAATTCGCCGCGATGGGCACGCGTTTGACCGCGAAGAGCACGAGGCGGAAATCTGCTGCGTCGCCGCGCCGATCTTCGTTCCGGAACACGATCTGGTTGCGGGCGTATCCGTCACCGGGCCTGCCTATCGCGTCAACATGGCGCAGCTGGCGGCTTGGGCCGACGTCGTACGGGGGGCGGCGGGAAAGATCGAGGAGGAGGTCCGAATGCGCCTCGGCCCCGGGCGCAATGGACGTTAA
- a CDS encoding helix-turn-helix transcriptional regulator, whose product MVDFSAGMSSLILPSGRSVAGALGDEDDIKRVLGQISDAYGFRGFLVLSIPDAGCHSLGTQALMTTWPSEFLRRYDSARLIDGSPVIQRLRRSTIPFTYDAHLLARRRLDGKGDAAVCVFEAAGLPRGLYLPVHDASGRRAAVAFGGNRELVSNDEMQALNLWAGLLYSRLSEVRGRDRRGPGSLSRREIECLRWAAAGKTTMEMARIMALSEYTVNHYLNRATRKLDSVNRVQTVAKAMRAGLIN is encoded by the coding sequence GTGGTAGATTTCAGCGCAGGTATGTCCTCATTAATACTCCCGAGCGGGCGGTCAGTCGCGGGAGCGCTGGGCGACGAAGACGATATCAAGCGGGTTCTCGGTCAGATATCGGACGCCTACGGCTTTCGCGGATTCCTGGTTTTGTCGATCCCGGATGCCGGATGCCACAGCCTGGGCACGCAGGCGCTGATGACAACCTGGCCGTCGGAGTTTCTCAGGCGCTACGACAGCGCTCGTCTGATCGATGGTAGCCCTGTCATCCAGCGGCTGCGCCGGAGCACGATTCCGTTCACCTACGATGCCCATCTGCTTGCGCGCAGGCGGCTCGACGGCAAGGGTGACGCGGCGGTTTGTGTCTTCGAAGCGGCCGGTCTGCCGCGCGGTCTGTATCTGCCGGTTCATGACGCATCGGGACGACGCGCCGCCGTCGCCTTTGGTGGCAACAGAGAGCTTGTTTCCAATGACGAGATGCAGGCGCTCAACCTTTGGGCGGGTCTTCTCTACAGTCGGCTGAGCGAGGTGCGAGGCCGTGACCGGCGGGGACCCGGCAGCCTTTCCCGTCGTGAGATCGAGTGCCTCCGCTGGGCCGCCGCGGGCAAGACGACCATGGAGATGGCGAGAATCATGGCGCTTTCCGAATACACGGTGAACCATTACCTCAATCGCGCGACGCGCAAATTGGATTCCGTCAATCGTGTTCAGACCGTTGCCAAAGCCATGCGTGCAGGGCTGATCAACTGA
- a CDS encoding LuxR family transcriptional regulator, whose amino-acid sequence MAPNVDHLLALVDCSGYLVIDECHGTCEMQDTMTAGMTDTDLPRGGDFASEIARLETQFDIIRYMRRVTQLFGFKVFLICSIPAIEVERLAATTVISNMPAELLNKYDSLSMLRFSTGVRRLRETTTPFQIMLEDWENEGGKPASAADYIAMLHENGLLQANYFPVHDAEGGRGAVILMGPEADLPMTAAMELQMIAIHVYNRLAEIGAVWKNTNTTLSEREIQCLSWTAAGKTSAEIAGILGLSEHTVNHYLNHVTKKLDAVNRTQAVVKAMKKGYIS is encoded by the coding sequence ATGGCGCCGAACGTGGATCATCTGTTGGCATTGGTCGACTGCTCGGGCTATTTGGTAATCGATGAATGCCATGGAACGTGCGAAATGCAAGATACGATGACGGCCGGGATGACTGACACCGATCTGCCCCGGGGCGGTGATTTCGCGTCTGAAATCGCAAGGCTTGAGACCCAGTTCGATATCATCCGCTATATGCGGCGGGTCACGCAGCTCTTCGGTTTCAAGGTTTTTCTCATCTGTTCGATTCCCGCGATCGAAGTGGAGAGGCTGGCTGCAACGACCGTCATATCCAACATGCCGGCCGAACTCCTCAACAAGTATGACAGCCTGTCGATGCTGCGCTTCAGCACGGGCGTGCGTCGCTTGCGGGAGACCACGACGCCGTTCCAGATCATGCTTGAAGACTGGGAAAACGAGGGCGGCAAGCCGGCATCGGCTGCAGACTACATCGCCATGTTGCACGAGAACGGCCTTTTGCAGGCCAACTATTTCCCGGTCCACGATGCCGAAGGCGGCCGCGGTGCAGTTATTCTCATGGGGCCGGAAGCGGATTTGCCGATGACGGCGGCGATGGAATTGCAGATGATCGCGATCCACGTCTACAATCGATTGGCGGAGATCGGCGCCGTCTGGAAGAATACCAATACCACCCTGTCCGAGCGCGAAATCCAGTGCCTGAGCTGGACGGCAGCCGGCAAGACCAGCGCCGAAATCGCCGGTATCCTTGGTCTGTCCGAGCACACCGTCAATCACTATCTCAATCACGTTACCAAGAAGCTCGACGCCGTGAACCGCACGCAGGCGGTCGTGAAGGCGATGAAGAAGGGCTACATCAGCTGA
- a CDS encoding 2-dehydro-3-deoxygalactonokinase produces MTAGYYAAVDWGTTSFRLWLVGEDGAVLAERRSAEGMTTAAKVGFHAVLDTHLAATDAPGHLPIIICGMAGARQGWREAGYLDTPAALTAIAGNAISVPDVDRDIRILPGLAQRDMRHPDVMRGEETQLLGAAGTLGTGRHLVCMPGTHSKWVRLNGDTVEGFSTFMTGELFDVVSRHSILSHAVADGGVFAGNDPAFVEAVSEAARNPALATNLLFSVRAGQLLHGLSATDAKARLSGTLIGIEIAGALATAGSIDGICLVASGPLGALYRAALQSQGLKVQHVDADDAVRAGLSAAACAIWPL; encoded by the coding sequence ATGACGGCAGGCTATTATGCCGCGGTCGATTGGGGAACCACGAGTTTCCGGCTGTGGCTCGTCGGGGAGGACGGAGCCGTCCTTGCGGAACGCCGCAGTGCTGAAGGCATGACGACGGCGGCGAAGGTTGGTTTCCACGCAGTACTCGACACCCATCTCGCCGCGACGGATGCTCCCGGCCATCTCCCGATCATCATTTGCGGCATGGCCGGTGCCCGCCAGGGCTGGAGGGAGGCCGGTTACCTCGATACACCGGCCGCCCTCACCGCGATTGCCGGCAACGCTATCTCCGTCCCGGACGTCGACCGCGATATCCGGATACTGCCTGGCCTCGCCCAGCGCGACATGCGCCATCCGGACGTAATGCGCGGCGAAGAAACGCAGCTTCTCGGCGCCGCCGGTACGCTCGGCACCGGGCGGCACCTCGTGTGCATGCCGGGTACGCACAGCAAATGGGTCCGCCTCAACGGCGACACGGTCGAAGGCTTTTCCACCTTCATGACCGGCGAACTGTTCGATGTCGTCTCGCGTCACTCGATTCTCAGTCATGCGGTGGCGGATGGAGGCGTCTTCGCCGGCAACGATCCGGCTTTTGTCGAAGCCGTGTCAGAGGCGGCGCGGAATCCGGCTCTTGCCACGAACCTGCTTTTTTCAGTTCGCGCGGGACAGCTTCTCCACGGGCTGAGCGCCACCGACGCCAAGGCACGGCTCTCCGGCACCCTGATCGGCATCGAGATCGCAGGCGCCCTCGCGACGGCCGGATCGATCGACGGAATTTGCCTCGTCGCCTCGGGCCCGCTCGGAGCGCTCTACCGCGCGGCCCTGCAAAGCCAGGGCCTCAAAGTTCAACATGTCGACGCCGATGATGCCGTGCGGGCCGGCCTCTCCGCCGCCGCCTGCGCCATCTGGCCCCTCTGA
- a CDS encoding 2-dehydro-3-deoxy-6-phosphogalactonate aldolase produces MNRIPLPPMKYPLVAILRGLKPAETEGIVGALIETGFTAIEIPLNSPDPFRSIEIAVKMAPAGCLIGAGTVLTTEQVEQLAVVGGRLMVSPNVEPSVINLAAAKGMVTMPGAFTPTEALAAASAGASGLKFFPASVLGPAGIAAIRTVLPTDIEIAAVGGVSESNFADYAKIGIRSFGLGSSLYKPGMSAADVEQRAKATLQAYDAVYGGHR; encoded by the coding sequence ATGAACCGCATCCCCTTGCCACCGATGAAATATCCGCTGGTCGCCATCCTGCGCGGGCTCAAACCCGCCGAAACGGAAGGCATCGTCGGCGCGCTGATCGAGACAGGCTTCACCGCAATTGAAATCCCGCTGAACTCGCCCGACCCGTTTCGTTCCATCGAGATCGCCGTGAAGATGGCGCCGGCCGGCTGCCTGATCGGCGCAGGAACTGTGCTGACGACCGAGCAGGTGGAACAACTTGCCGTCGTCGGCGGGCGGCTGATGGTGAGCCCCAATGTCGAACCGTCGGTGATCAACCTTGCCGCGGCGAAGGGCATGGTCACGATGCCGGGTGCGTTCACGCCGACCGAGGCGCTCGCCGCCGCCAGCGCGGGAGCGTCCGGTCTCAAGTTCTTTCCCGCGAGCGTACTCGGCCCCGCCGGTATTGCGGCGATCCGCACGGTTCTTCCAACCGATATCGAGATCGCAGCCGTCGGCGGCGTGTCGGAAAGCAACTTCGCCGACTACGCCAAGATCGGTATTCGCAGCTTCGGCCTCGGCTCGAGCCTCTACAAGCCCGGCATGAGCGCCGCAGACGTTGAACAGCGGGCGAAGGCGACGCTTCAAGCCTATGACGCAGTTTATGGAGGCCACCGATGA
- a CDS encoding SMP-30/gluconolactonase/LRE family protein yields the protein MTDPVPFSGRVLCDLCSELGEGPTFDPGSGTAWWFNITGRELHELHVESGRKTVHTLPFLGTVLAVIDPARQLVASDQGLFIRDTGSDKLSRFAMLEDKPGNRSNDGRVHPCGALWIGTMGRKAERHSGAIYHVAGDRVTKLYSNISIPNAICFSPDGATAYFTDSAVNHLMRVDIDPATALPTGDAVVLSDESTSPGDVDGAVCDADGLIWNALWGASSVDVYRPDGQKIARYAVPATQPSCPAFIGAKADRLLITSAWQGMDETARAADPNAGKTFDLGVEVKGRFEPAFLL from the coding sequence ATGACCGATCCCGTTCCGTTTTCCGGCCGCGTCCTCTGCGACCTCTGCTCCGAGCTCGGCGAAGGTCCGACCTTCGATCCCGGCAGCGGCACTGCCTGGTGGTTCAACATCACGGGCCGGGAACTGCACGAACTGCATGTTGAAAGCGGCCGCAAGACGGTTCACACGCTGCCCTTTCTCGGCACCGTGCTTGCCGTCATCGACCCGGCCCGGCAGTTGGTCGCGTCGGACCAGGGGCTTTTCATTCGCGATACGGGAAGCGACAAGCTCTCCCGTTTCGCCATGCTTGAGGACAAACCCGGCAACCGCTCCAATGACGGTCGCGTCCATCCATGCGGCGCTCTCTGGATCGGCACGATGGGACGGAAAGCCGAAAGGCATTCGGGTGCGATCTACCATGTCGCCGGCGACCGTGTGACCAAGCTTTACAGCAATATCAGCATTCCAAACGCCATTTGTTTCTCGCCCGACGGAGCCACGGCCTATTTCACCGATTCGGCCGTCAACCATCTGATGCGCGTCGATATTGATCCCGCGACCGCTCTTCCGACCGGGGATGCCGTTGTCCTTTCCGACGAGAGCACGTCTCCCGGAGACGTCGACGGCGCGGTCTGCGATGCCGACGGGCTGATCTGGAACGCGCTCTGGGGTGCAAGTTCCGTCGACGTCTACAGGCCGGACGGCCAAAAGATCGCCCGCTATGCCGTCCCCGCGACGCAGCCAAGCTGCCCCGCTTTCATCGGAGCGAAAGCCGATCGGCTGCTTATAACCTCGGCTTGGCAGGGAATGGACGAGACCGCCCGGGCGGCCGATCCCAATGCCGGGAAGACTTTCGACCTCGGCGTCGAAGTCAAGGGCCGTTTCGAGCCCGCCTTTCTGCTCTAA
- a CDS encoding IlvD/Edd family dehydratase — MSEKKKDLRSRHWYGGTHKDGFIHRSWMKNQGFPDHVFDGRPIIGICNTWSELTPCNSHLRVLAEGVKRGVWEAGGFPVEFPVSSLGETQMRPTAMLFRNLLAMDVEEAIRAHGIDGVVLLGGCDKTTPGQLMGAASVDLPTIVVSSGPMLNGKWKGKDIGSGTDVWKFSEAVRAGEMSLQEFMAAESGMSRSPGVCMTMGTATTMASVVEAMGLSLPTNAALPAVDARRMALAHMTGKRIVEMVHEDLRLSKILTKKNFENGIIANAAVGGSTNAVVHMLAIAGRAGVDLCLEDFDRVGGQVPCIVNCMPSGKYLIEDLAYAGGLPAVMNRIQHLLHADAPTVFGVPISKYWEGAEVYNDDVIRPLDNPLRAAAGIRVLKGNLAPNGAVIKPSAASEHLLAHEGPAYVFETIEDLKAEIDDPDLPVTEDTILVLKGCGPKGYPGMAEVGNMPIPRRLVEKGVRDMVRVSDARMSGTAFGTVVLHVSPEANAGGPLAIVKTGDRIRLDAMKGELNLLISEEEFAARMAAWQPPEQKWQRGYYKLYHETVLQADKGADLDFLVGKSGSDVQRESH, encoded by the coding sequence ATGAGCGAGAAGAAAAAGGATTTGAGAAGCCGCCATTGGTACGGCGGAACGCACAAGGATGGCTTCATTCATCGATCCTGGATGAAGAACCAGGGGTTCCCGGATCATGTTTTCGACGGGCGGCCAATCATCGGCATCTGCAACACCTGGTCCGAGCTCACCCCCTGCAACAGCCACCTGCGCGTCCTGGCCGAAGGCGTCAAACGCGGCGTCTGGGAGGCCGGCGGTTTTCCGGTCGAATTCCCGGTTTCCTCGCTCGGGGAGACGCAGATGCGCCCGACCGCCATGCTTTTCCGCAACCTTCTGGCGATGGACGTCGAAGAGGCGATCCGCGCCCACGGGATCGACGGCGTGGTGCTGCTCGGCGGCTGTGACAAGACGACCCCGGGCCAGTTGATGGGCGCCGCGTCCGTCGACCTGCCGACGATCGTCGTTTCCTCTGGGCCGATGCTGAACGGCAAATGGAAGGGCAAGGACATCGGCTCGGGTACGGATGTCTGGAAATTTTCCGAAGCCGTACGGGCTGGCGAAATGAGCCTGCAGGAATTCATGGCTGCGGAAAGCGGCATGTCGCGTTCGCCCGGCGTCTGCATGACCATGGGCACCGCAACCACGATGGCCTCGGTGGTGGAAGCGATGGGCCTTTCGCTCCCCACCAACGCAGCCCTTCCTGCCGTCGACGCGCGCCGCATGGCGCTCGCACACATGACTGGCAAGCGGATCGTCGAGATGGTGCACGAGGACCTTCGGCTTTCGAAGATCCTGACGAAGAAGAACTTCGAGAACGGCATCATCGCGAACGCCGCCGTCGGCGGGTCGACCAATGCTGTCGTGCACATGCTCGCAATCGCCGGACGCGCCGGCGTCGACCTCTGTCTTGAAGACTTCGATCGCGTCGGCGGCCAGGTCCCCTGCATCGTCAATTGCATGCCGTCGGGCAAGTATCTCATCGAGGATCTCGCCTATGCGGGCGGCCTGCCGGCAGTGATGAACCGCATCCAGCACCTGCTCCACGCCGACGCGCCGACGGTTTTCGGCGTGCCCATCAGCAAGTATTGGGAAGGTGCCGAGGTCTACAATGACGACGTCATCCGTCCACTCGACAACCCGCTGCGCGCCGCCGCCGGCATTCGCGTGCTGAAAGGCAATCTTGCCCCGAACGGCGCGGTCATAAAGCCATCGGCCGCGAGCGAGCATCTGCTCGCGCACGAAGGTCCGGCTTACGTGTTCGAGACAATCGAAGACCTCAAGGCCGAGATCGACGACCCCGACCTGCCGGTAACCGAGGATACGATCCTCGTCCTCAAGGGGTGCGGCCCGAAGGGCTACCCCGGCATGGCGGAAGTCGGCAACATGCCGATCCCGCGGCGGCTCGTCGAAAAGGGCGTTCGCGACATGGTGCGCGTTTCGGATGCGCGCATGTCGGGCACTGCCTTCGGCACGGTGGTCCTGCACGTCAGTCCGGAAGCCAATGCCGGCGGCCCGCTTGCGATCGTCAAGACCGGCGACCGTATCCGTCTCGATGCCATGAAGGGCGAGTTGAACCTTCTGATCAGCGAGGAGGAGTTCGCGGCTCGCATGGCCGCCTGGCAGCCGCCGGAGCAGAAATGGCAGCGCGGTTACTACAAGCTCTATCATGAGACCGTGCTGCAGGCCGATAAGGGTGCCGACCTCGACTTCCTCGTCGGCAAGAGCGGCAGCGATGTGCAACGCGAGAGCCATTAA
- a CDS encoding SDR family NAD(P)-dependent oxidoreductase, giving the protein MPLPSGQFPDLQNKGVLITGGGSGIGAALVEAFLRQGSRVAFIDIAEEESLALCEKLAAETGRRPQFIPADLRQVPNLKAAVETAAGMLGSIRVLINNAARDDRQQLETVTEESWDESLSVNLRHLFFMCQSAAPHMQRAGGGSIINFSSIAFMLNMPDVPAYATAKAGIVGLTKSLAGKLGPENIRVNAILPGMIVTERQKRLWLDDDAIARMQERQCLKRMLIADDLVGPCLYLASDCSAAMTAQTMIIDGGVF; this is encoded by the coding sequence ATGCCATTGCCGAGCGGTCAGTTTCCCGACCTCCAAAACAAGGGTGTGCTCATAACCGGCGGTGGGTCGGGCATAGGCGCTGCTCTGGTGGAAGCTTTCCTGCGGCAAGGTTCGCGCGTGGCCTTCATTGACATCGCTGAGGAAGAGAGCCTTGCGCTTTGCGAGAAGCTGGCCGCCGAAACGGGAAGAAGACCCCAATTCATTCCCGCCGATCTCAGACAGGTCCCGAACTTGAAAGCGGCCGTCGAAACCGCCGCCGGCATGCTCGGCTCGATCCGCGTGCTCATTAACAATGCCGCACGTGACGACCGGCAGCAACTCGAAACGGTGACGGAAGAGAGCTGGGACGAAAGCCTGTCCGTCAATCTCAGGCACCTGTTCTTCATGTGCCAGTCAGCGGCACCCCACATGCAGCGCGCCGGCGGCGGGTCGATCATCAACTTCTCGTCGATCGCCTTCATGCTCAACATGCCGGATGTCCCCGCCTATGCCACCGCGAAGGCCGGCATTGTCGGCCTCACAAAGTCGCTGGCCGGGAAACTCGGGCCGGAGAATATTCGCGTCAACGCGATCCTGCCCGGCATGATCGTCACCGAACGGCAGAAGCGGTTGTGGCTGGACGACGACGCGATTGCGCGGATGCAAGAGAGACAGTGCCTGAAACGCATGCTGATCGCCGACGACCTGGTGGGGCCGTGCCTCTACCTGGCTTCGGATTGCTCGGCGGCGATGACGGCTCAGACCATGATCATCGATGGAGGCGTATTTTGA